CAGTAATCATGATTTCACTAGGCTCAATTATCATACAGCCAATTACTGATAAAAGCATTGGACGGACAGCAGTTGCAACGGGTATCCTTGTTGTTTCTTTAATTATTGTTGAATATTTACAAGTAAAGTCGAATGCATTTGAGAAGTTTATTACAGGAAAAGCAAAAGTTGTTATTGAAAATGGCCAACCTGTAGAAGAAACGTTAAAAAAACTAAGGCTAACTGTCGATCAGTTGGAAATACGGCTAAGACAACAAGGAATAGGGGAAATTTCAGATGTGAAAACTGCCACACTGGAAGCTAATGGTCAATTAGGCTATGAGTTAATTCGCGAAGCAAAGCCATTAACAATTGGTGAATTCGAGAAATTAATGGATAATTATATGAAGTCAAATCAACCTGTGAATTCACCTTTATTCAATCAATTGCACCAGGAACAAAATCAAAAGCAAAAGCAACAACCGCAACAAAATGGAAACATATTTGGTGAAGTGAAACAAAATCAAAATAACAATCCTAACCCGACACATTTGCAATAACTATATAAAAATTGATGGACTCCATTACTGGAGTTCTTTTTCACGTTATTGTACAATTTGGAATGAAAGAAAGGATGATTAGATGCTAGCAAGAAAAACAGCAATCGTAACAGGAGCAACACGAGGGATTGGAAAAGCAATCGCTGCTAAGCTTACTGAAGAAAAAATGAATGTCGTATTAGTCGGAAGTTCAAATGAAATCTATAAAGTTGAAGAAGAATTAAAAGGTAAAGGTTGTAATGTTACTGCAATCCAAGCTGACATTTCAAATGAGCAGCAAGTAAAAGAAGCAGTTGAAACAACTATCAATACATACGGTTCGCTTGATTTATTAGTTAATAATGCCGGAGTTGGCTTCTTTAAATTAGCTGAAGAAACAACGTTAGAAGAATGGCAGAAACTATTTGAAGTTAATGTCCAAGGTGTTTTCTTATGTATGAAGGCAGTACTTCCTCATATGAAAGAAAAGCGCGCTGGTACTATTATTACGATTTCATCTGATGTGGCACGTCGTACCATTGCTAATGGATCAGCATACACTGCCTCTAAATATGCAGTGCAAGGATTTTCAGGAGCAGTTTCACAGGAAGTCAGAGAATATGGCATTCGTGTAGGGACGATAAATCCTGGAATGGTCGACACTTACTTTAACAATTCGCAACAAGGGGTACCAGAAAAAGAGGATTGGCTAAAAGTAGAAGATGTTGCTAATGCTGTTGTTTATATGGCTAGTGCACCAAAACATATGGTTGTTGATGAACTTATGCTCCACCCGCTTATTCAAGAATATCCAAATGTATAAGGAATAAAAGAAAGGACGGCCAATTGGCGCGTCCTTTTATTGAACTTTTGTTATCGTGTAATCTCCGCGATCTGTTCGAAGATGAATCATATTATTATCGATATCCACATTATAAACTTCTCCCATAGCTATCTCGTAGCTGGACATTGGAAGGTCCGCAGTCATACTATCCATGATTACTTCACCATCGCCTTGTAATCGAATGACATACGGAGATATGTACCCATCCATTGTTGGCTGATTTTGCATAAAGTCTGTTGCACTTAACTGAACAGATGTTTCATCAAAGTCACCATTTTCCACTTTTCTTACTAGTAATTTACTACCTTGCCATCCCTCTAAGTTTTGTAACACTTCGGCAACTTGAATGCCCCAAGGATTTGTCATTTTCTTCACCTCAGTAAATAGTCTCACCATCTGTACTATTGAATATACTTTCGCAGATCATCCATGAAAGACAAGAAACATGAATCAATCGTAACTCTCATACATTTAAATAAAGAGATATGGAAGGGAGTATTATTAATGGATGAAAAAGTAAGTAAGGACCTGCAATACGCCATAGATGAAATAACGGAAATCGCGACAGGTTTTGGATTAGATTTTTATCCGATGCGATATGAAATATGTCCAGCTGAAATTATTTACACATTTGGTGCATACGGTATGCCAACAAGGTTTTCCCATTGGAGTTTTGGAAAACAATTTCATAAAATGAAAATCCATTATGACCTAGGCTTAAGTAAAATATATGAGCTGGTCATTAATTCCAATCCTTGCTATGCATTTTTATTGGATACAAATAGCTTAATACAAAATAAGTTAATAGTAGCTCACGTACTCGCCCATTGTGACTTCTTCAAAAATAATGTCCGGTTTTCTAATACGAAACGAGATATGGTTGATAGCATGGCCGCAACTGCAGAACGGATTAAGCATTATGAGCATGTGTACGGGAAAGAAGAAGTGGAAACATTTTTAGATGCTATTTTAGCTATCCAAGAGCATATTGATCCGTCATTACTCCGTCCTAAATTACAATGGAGTATCGATGAAGAAGAAAGTGAAGAACAAACGAAAAATCAAGGAGATTCAGCTTATGCTGATCTTTGGGCATTGGATAAAGATAATAAAGAAGAAAAGCCTACTAAAAGGAAAAAGAAACTCCCACCTAAACCTGAAAAAGATATTCTATTATTTATTGAACAATATAGTCGAGATTTAGAAGAGTGGCAACGTGATATTTTAACAATGATGCGCCAAGAAATGCTTTACTTTTGGCCACAATTAGAAACGAAAATCATGAACGAAGGCTGGGCTTCGTACTGGCATGCAAAAATATTGCAAGAGATGGATTTAGATTCAAGTGAAGCAATCGAGTTCGCTAAGTTAAATGCCAATGTTGTGCAACCGTCACGGACGCAAATTAATCCTTACTACCTTGGCGTGCAAATTTTTAAGGATATTGAAGAACGCTATAATAACCCAACAGAAGAAATGATAAAACGAGGAGTTAAGCCTGGGAGCGGACGTGAAAAAATGTTTGAAGTGCGAGAAATCGAGTCAGACATTTCCTTTCTGAGAAACTACTTAACGAAAGATCTCGTTCACCGCGAAGATATGTACCTTTTCCAAAAGCAAGGTCGCGACTACAAAATAGTAGATAAAGATTGGGAAAATGTCCGTGATCAACTCGTTAGTATGCGTGTAAATGGAGGATTTCCTTACATTACAGTAAATGATGGTGATTATCTTAAAAGCGGAGAACTTTACTTAAAACATCATTATGAAGGCATTGAATTAGATTTAAAGTATTTGGAAAAAGTTATGCCGTATATTCATCAGCTTTGGGGAAGACCGGTTCATATGGAAACTTTTTATGAAGAACGGTCAGTAGTATTTACGTATGAAGGAAAAAAGGTCCATAAAAAATATTTATAGGATTAAGAAGCAATTCGGATGGTTAGCCCATGCTGAGTTGCTTTTTTTTATAGTTTTCTCTATGAAACTATAATAATAGGTAGTAGATTATTCTGCTTATAAAAAAACATAAATGATATAAAAGCAAAAAAATCTATTGACTATTACATTTAATGTTAATATAATTGGAATTACGAAAGCGCTTTCGGTAGCGCTTCCATAAACATCGAGGTGTAATAAATATGGTTACTATATACGACATTGCAAAGAAAACAGGCTTTTCAGTAACTACAGTGTCTAAAGCATTAAACGATTATAAAGATATTAGTCAGAAGACGAAAAAGAAAATCCTCGATGCTGTTGATGAACTTGGATACCTTCCTAACTCTCATGCTAGAACGCTGACAACAAAGAAGTCTTGGACAATCGGCGTTGTATTCGTAGAATCGTTAGGTATCGGTATGAAGCACCCATTCTTTAATGCAGTTATTGAAAGTTTTAGACAAAATGTAGAAACAGCTGGATATGACTTATTGTTTGTATCTAGAAGTATTAGTAACAAGCAAAAAAGTTACTTGGAACACTTCATGTATAGGGGCGTTGATGGAGTTGTCATTGTCTGCTCTACCTATAATGACAAACAAGTCCAAGAATTAATGGATAATCCACTGCCTACAGTAGTTATTGATTTAAAAAGTGATAAGTCTAGTGTTGTTTTCTCTGACAATAGATGTGGGAGTAAGATGGCGGTCGAATACTTGTATTCGTTAGGTCATCGAAAAATCGCTCATATATCTGGCCATTCATCTACTTTTGCAGGAGAACAAAGAAAACTAGGTTTTGTCGAAGCGCTAAATGAGCTAAATTTGCCCGTTACTCAAGAATATATTGTCGATGGTAAATTTTTCTCGCGTGAAAATGGCTACAGTGCAATGGAACAACTACTAAAGTTATCTGATCCACCTACAGCAATTTTTGCCGCTGGTGATAATCTTGCTATCGGAGCTATTGAAGCAATTCGAGATGCAGGTTTTGAAGTTCCACAGGATTTTTCAGTCATTGGCTTTGATGATATTGAACTTTCAAAGTATGTTAATCCACCTTTGACAACTATTAAACAAGATACAAGTTTGATAGGTGAAAAGGCAGGAGAACTATTGCTGAAACAAATTAATGATAAAGCAAAAAATAATGAAAGTTTGACAATACCAGTTGAATTAATTATTAGAAAATCTTGTAGAAAAATATAATTTTTTATTTTGATGAATATGAAACCGGTTTCGGAACGAAAGCTATAGTGAAAACTAGAATGGTTGTATATATCATCTTAATAAAATTATATTTATGTGATTTTCGAAACCGGTTTAGTTGATGTATTAACTTTGTTAGTTAAAGACTTTCGGGTCTTTCTAAAATAAAAACAAAAAAGATAATGGGGGTACAAAAAATGAAGAAATTTTTAAGTCTTTTTCTTACTCTTACTTTATTAGTAGGTGTTTTCGCTGGATGTTCTTCAGACGAAGGTAGCTCAGACGATATTTTAAGAGTATGGTCATTTACTGATGAATTACAAGAACCAATTACAATTTTTGAAGAAAGACATGGTGTGACGGTTGAATTCACTATCATTCCAACGGCTGACTATCCAACAAAGTTAAAGCCAGTTCTTGAAAGTGGAGTTGGTGCTCCTGACGTATTTACAGGTGAAATTGCCTTCTTAAAGCAATGGACAGAACGTAACTACTGGGAAAACTTATCTGCTGCACCATACAATGCTGATGAGTTAGCAGGAGATTTTGTACCTTATGTATTTGATTTAGGTAAAGATGCTGACGGTAATGTAAAAGCACTTTCTTGGCAAACAACTCCAGGAGGAGTATTCTACCGCCGTAGTATCGCTAAAGATGTTCTTGGTACTGACGATCCTGCAAAAGTAGGACAAATGATGTCTTCATGGGATGGATTATTTGAAGTCGGTGAAAAATTAAAGCAAGACGGATATCGTTTATTCCCAGATGAAGGTGCACTTCGTTGGTTTGCTAAAGGGGAAGACCCACAACCATGGGTTAACGAAAATAATGAGTTAATTATGACGCAATCGAAATTAGATTATTTTGATAATGCTAAAAAGTTACGCCAAAAAGATTACACTGCATTCGCTCCTGAATGGTCACCATCTTGGTTCGCAGCTATGAATGGACCAATCGCTTATAACGGTGGTTGGGAAGAAGTAAATGAAGAAGCAGATGATAAAACAGAAGTATTTGCTTATGCTTTACCTACATGGGGATTACACCACGTATTAAAAGCTAATGCTGAAGATACAGCTGGAGATTGGGCTTTAACTTCAGGTCCTACACCTTATTTCTGGGGTGGAACTTGGGTTGGTATTTACAGTGGTTCTGAAAAGAAAGATCTAGCATGGGAATTCGTAAAAATGATGACACATGATGAAGAATTCTTAACTGATTGGGCACTAAAAACTGGAGATGTTTTATCTTATCTACCTGTTACAAACAAAATTAAAGATGATTTTAGTGATGAGTTCTTAAGCGGACAAAACAACTATACTTTCTTCCTTGAAGAAGCGAAGAAAATTGAGCCTGGAATTGTTACTAAGTATGATCAACAACTTGATACATTATTCGGTGGGAAAATCCTTGAGTATGTAGAAGGTAAATTAACAAAAGAAGAAGCATTAGAGGAGTTTTATAAAGCTGTAAAGAATGCTTATCCAGATATTAAAACACCTAATAACTAAGAACACATAAGCAAATAAAGAAAGGGATAGAAGTCTCGATTTCTATCCCTTTTTCTTTCAACATAAAGAAAGAAGGAGAGCTTTATGAAAAAACTAGATTATAAAGGCTATTATTTTATAGCACCATTCTTTTTGGTGTTTGCAATATTTAGTATTTATCCAATACTTTTAACTTTTTATTATACATTTACTCGTTATGAAGGATATGGAGAACCAGTTTTTATTGGACTTGAAAATTATGCCCGAATTTTAACTGACACTTACTTTTTAGAGGCATTTATTAATACATGGAAAATTTGGGGATTTAACTTTGCCCTGCAACTAGGTATAGCTTTACTTCTAGCAGCTTTATTTTCAGATCTTCGATTTAAAGTTAAAGGGCTTGGCTTTTTCAGAGCAATTTTTTACTTGCCAAACTTAATTACTATTAGTTCAGTAGCAATTTTATTTAGCATTATGTTAGATTGGCAATATGGATCAATAAATCAATTCTTAATGAAGCTTGGAATTATTAATGATCCAATTAATTGGCTAAATTCACCATTTACAGCTCAAGTTTCGGTATCGTTAATTTTAACTTGGATGTGGTTTGGATATACGTTTATTGTATTAATGGCAGGGGTATCGGGTATATCAAAAGAGTACTATGAAGCCGCACTAATAGATGGTGCAAATAGATGGCAAACATTTATTTATATTACATTGCCCCTATTAAAACCAATTATGTTATATGTGTTAATTACATCATTAATCGGTGGACTGCAATTATTTGATTTACCAATGTTGTTAACAGATGGTCTAGGTAGTCCGGAAGGCTCGTTAAATACGATGGTTTTATATCTATATAACCAAGCTTTTAAGTACAATAACTATGGATATGCAGCAACAATTGCATACGCATTATTCTTAATCACTGTAGTTTTCTCAGTGATAATATTTAAATCGATGTATCGCGATGTTAAATTGTCTAAAAAGAGGGGGAATATGTAATGAAGAAAAAAAACAGATTTAGTAAACCAATTATATATATTCTCTTAATTCTTTTAGCGATTATTAGCTTCATTCCATTCTATATGATGATTGTAAATGCTACGAGAGACAATAAAGACATTCTTATGGGCTTCACTTTCGTACCTGGAAGTAGTTTGATTGATAACTACAAAACGATGATGGAATATGTCAACATTTGGAATGGTTTTAAAAATAGTTTGATTGTATCCATATCTGTTACGGTGCTTAGTGGATATTTTTCAGCGCTAACAGCGTTTGGGTTTGCAGTTTATAATTTTAAAGGAAAAAATATTCTGTTCCTGTTTATGTTATTAATGATGATGGTTCCTGGGCAACTAGGTTTAATTGGATTTTACGAATTAAATAAAGTACTAGGCACGCTTGATTCCTTTATTCCTTTAATTGTTCCTTCTATTGCAAGTCCGTTTGTCGTGTTTTTCTTAAGACAATATCTTAGCTCAACAATGCATCCTGCACTATTAGAAGCAGCTAGAATAGATGGAGCAAGTGAATTTAAAATCTTCCATTCTATTGCTCTACCAATCATGATGCCAGCAGTTGCAACAATGTCAATCTTTACTTTTATCGGATCTTGGAATAACTACATCGTTCCTTTAGTTGTATTATTTTCACCTGAAAAGTATACATTGCCAGTATTAATGGGCTTCTTAAAAGGCTCACAAGTTGCACAAAACTTAGGTTCGTTATATCTTGGAATTGCAATATCAGTAGTTCCAATTATGATTGCGTTCTTATTCTTCTCTAAATATATTATAAGTAGTATTTCAGCAGGATCTGTAAAAGAATAGAAAAGAGGTAGGTTAATTTGAAATTAAAATTTTCAAAGGACTTTATATTCGGTACGGCAACATCTTCCTACCAAATAGAAGGTGCTATCAATGAAGGCGGAAGAACTCCTTCTATATGGGATACTTTTTCTGAGACTCCTGGGAAAGTATTAAATGGAGATACTGGAGCAATTGCTTGTGACCACTATCATCGATATGAAGAAGATATCGAGATTATTAAAAGTTTAGGTGTTGATTCATACCGTTTTTCGATTGCTTGGCCAAGGATCTTTCCTAAAGATGGAGAGTATAACGCTGAAGGTATGGAGTTTTATAAAAACCTATCTATGAAACTTGTAGAAGCTGGTATTAAGCCATTTGTAACACTATATCATTGGGATATGCCACAGTGGGCGCATGAAAAAGGTGGATGGGTTAGTAGAGACTCTGTACAGTGGTTTAAAGAATTCGCAGAAAAATGTTTTGAAGAGTTAGATGAATATGTAGGAATGTGGATTACACATAATGAACCATGGTGTGCGGCACTTCTAGGGTACCATCAAGGAGTTCATGCACCTGGGCATACAAATATGGAAGAAGCATTAAAAGCTGCACATCATATTATGTTATCTCATGGTGAAGCAGTAAAATTATATAAAGAAGAGATGAAACTTAAAAAGTCCATAGGTATAACGTTGAACCTATCACCTGTATATGGTGCTAGTGATAGTCAAAATGATCAATTAGCTGCCAATAACTTAGATGGATATGTAAACCGCTGGTTCCTTGATCCAATCCTTAAAGGTAACTATCCAATGGACATGATGAATTTATATTCTAAATATGTTCATTCTTATGACTTCATTAAAGAAGGAGACTTAGAGTTAATTGCCTATCCATCAGACTTCCTTGGAATTAACTTTTATAACCGCCAGTTAGTAGAGTTTCATTCTGCTTCAGACTTTTTATTTAAGTCAGCATATTCCGATTATCCAAAATCAGGTATGGGTTGGGACATTTCTCCAAAGGAGTTTAAAGAACTAATTTATAGACTTCGTGAAGAATATACTGACTTACCTATTTATATTACAGAAAACGGAGCTGCCTTTGATGACGTATTAGAGGAAGATGGAACTGTTCATGATAAAGATAGAGTTAGCTATGTGGAACAACATCTAACTGCTGTTGCTGAGTTAAATAATGAGGGACATAATATCGCTGGATACTATTTATGGTCTTTATTAGATAATTTTGAATGGGCATTTGGCTACGAAAAGCGCTTTGGAATAACGTATGTAGATTTTGACACGCAAAAACGTTACTTAAAAGATAGCGCAAAAAGATATACAGAAATAGTAAAAGCAAGAGAAATATAAAATTTTTTTGAATATTCACGAAACCGATTTCGTTAATTAAATGGAGTGAGTAAATTGAACTATACCCCAAAAGAAGACCGCTATGAAAAAATGATTTATAACTATTGTGGCAATAGTGGCTTAAAGCTTCCTGCAATATCGTTAGGTCTATGGCATAACTTTGGCAAAAACGACGACTTTGAAAACGCTCGAAAAATGATTCAAACTGCTTTTGACTTAGGGATTACACATTTTGATTTAGCTAACAATTATGGTCCACCTGCAGGTAGTGCGGAAGAAACATTTGGTGAAATTTTACGAAGCGACTTAGACGGTTATCGCGATGAACTGTTAATTTCAACGAAGGCCGGATATGGAATGTGGGAAGGCCCATACGGAGATTGGGGTTCAAGAAAATATTTAATATCTAGTCTTGACCAGAGCTTGAAGCGTTTAGGGTTAGACTATGTGGATATTTTTTATTCACATCGGTTTGACCCAAACACTCCATTGGAGGAAACAATCGGTGCATTAGACCAAATTGTGAAACAAGGAAAAGCATTATATGTAGGAATTTCTAATTACCCTGCACAAGAAACAAAACGTGCCTCCGAGCTATTAAAGGAGCTAAAAACTCCTTTTATTATCCATCAGCCAGCCTATTCGATGTTCAATCGCTGGGTTGAAGATGGTTTAACGGATGTACTAGAACAAGAAGGGCTAGGAGCAATTGCATTCCAACCTCTTGCCCAAGGGTTATTAACTAATAAATACTTAAATGAAATGCCGAAAGACTCTAGAGCTGCAAGTGAAAGTGTATTTTTAAATCAACATGATTTAACAGAAGAAAAATTAATGCAAGTTCGAAAATTGAATGATATAGCTCAAGAGCGAGGACAAAGTCTAGCACAAATGGCAATTGCTTGGGTGTTACGCAAGAAAACGATTGCCTCGGCATTAATTGGAGCTAGTCGTCCAAGCCAAATTATTGAAAATGTTGAGGCTATTTCTCATTTAGAGTTTAGTGAAGAGGAACTTCAAAAAATTGATAAAATTATAAATGCTTAAACAGCTTTAGAGGCTAGGAGTGTTATGAATGTCAGTAGTAAAAATGATTCTAACAGCTAAAGATTCAGAAGATCGTTTGACGGAAAAACATAGTGTTAAATTCACTGAAAATAATAGTGAAAATGCGGATATTTTAATTGATTCTGCAACAACATATCAAAAGATTTTAGGATTTGGTGGAGCGTTTACAGAAGCAACTGCCTATACTCTTTCACAAATGTCGAGAGACAAAAGAAGTGAAGCTATTAAAAGCTATTTCGACCAAAAGGACGGCTTAGGATATACGATCGGAAGAGTCCATATTCACAGTTGTGATTTTGCATTAGAGAATTACACATATGTGGAAGATAATGACGTCGAGTTGAAATCATTTAATATTGAAAGAGATTATAAGTGGGTTATTCCAATGATTAAGGATGCAATGGAAGCGAAGGGAAGTTCTATTCCTTTACTAGCATCGCCATGGAGTCCACCTGCTTGGATGAAAACGAATAATGAAATGAACCATGGTGGTAAGTTGCTACCTGAATATAGAGATACATGGGCAACATATTATACGAAGTTTATTGATGCATACCAAAGTGAAGGATTAGATGTTTGGGGAATTACAATTCAAAATGAACCAGCAGCTGTTCAAGTTTGGGACTCTTGTATTTATTCAGCAGAGGAAGAAAGAGACTTCGTAAAAAATCACCTAGGTCCAATTATGCATAAAAACGGACATGAAGATGTAAAAATAATCATTTGGGACCATAATCGAGACATTATTGTTGAACGTGCTTCAACAGTATTGGAAGATCCTGAAGCTGCAAAGTATGTTTGGGGTACAGGTATTCACTGGTATGTTAGTGAAGAATTTGAAAAGGTAGGCGAAGTTCACGACCGTTTCCCTGACAAACATTTACTATTTACCGAAGGATGCCAAGAAGGTGGCGTAAAGCTTGGGGAATGGTTTACAGGTGAACGTTATGGTAGAAATATGATTGGTGACTTAAATAACTGGGTGGAAGGCTATTTAGATTGGAACATGGTCCTTAATGAAGAAGGTGGGCCAAATCACGTTCGCAACCTATGTGACGCACCTATCATAGCTGATACACAGACAAATGAGTTGCATTATAACAGTTCTTATTATTATATTGGTCATTTTAGTAAATACGTTCGCCCTAATGCGATGAGAATTAAAGTGACGAACAAAAATAAACAACTTCAAACAACAGGTTTCCTTAATGAAGATGGAACTCTAGCAATTATTGTAATGAATGAGACGGATAATACTAGTATTTTCTCTATGGGGTACAAAGGGCAAAGTTGTCAATTAGAGTTACCGCCACATTCTATTGCTACCTATTTGTTTGAAAAGTAAAAACTATAAAAATGATGTTTGGGGTGAAGGTTAATTAATCTTCACCTTATTCATATGACATGATTAATGAGGTGGAAAAATTAATGTCTAATAAAAAATACTCATTCGATGAAAAGAATAGATTTGTAATCGAGGATTATGATAAAGCGAAGACGTTTTCTAGCTTTTTACCTGGTATCGCTGGTGTAAAAGGAATACCAATGTGGACTTTTTACGTGAACCGTGGACAAGGAATTTGTAGTTTTGGTGTAAAAGATAAAAACTCACCGATTATGGAGTTTTCACCTGCCAATATTGCCTATAAAAATGTTCCTGTTAGTGGTTTTCGAACATTTATTAAGCTAAAAGATACTGGAAAAGTCATTGAGCCTTTTGCTCCTACTCCCATTAATCCAAAGATAAAAAGAAACATGTATGTTAGTGCGAACCAACTTACGATTGAAGAAGTAAATAACGTGGAAGGGCTTAAAGTAACGGTAGACTATTTTAATATTCCTGAAACAAACTTTGCTGGTTTAGTTCGTAAAGTAGTAATCACTAACCTTAAAGGTGAAGATGTTGAGGTTGAAGTACTTGATGGAATGCCAGAAATACTTCCATATGGTGTTGAGAATGCCGCTTATAAAGAAGTTGGAAATCTCTTAAGAAGTTGGATGGAAGTATACAACATGGAAAATCAAATTCCATACTACCATGTTAGAGCGAGCATGGGCGATGAAGCAGAGGTTTCTGAAGTAACAAAAGGCCATTTCTACTTAACTTTTACAGAAGAGGAAAAGTTGATTACGCCAATTGTTGATGCAGAATTAGTATTTGGACAAGATCAATCGTTGCAAAATCCAGAAAGGTTTATGAGTAATTCGTTAACAGAAATCATGAATTCTTCACAAGTAACGGCAAATAAAGTTCCATGTGGTTTTACACCTACAACTAGCAAGATTGGTTCGAATAAAAGTCATACGATTTGCAGTATTATTGGACATGTATCGTCGATTGAACTAATTCAGAACCAAGTAGATGAAATGACTAGTATTAACTTCATTGAAGAGAAGCAAAGGGTAGCAAACGAGTTAGTTAAGGAGTTAACAAATACAATAAATACGTCAACATCATCAAATGTGTTTAATGAGTACGCACGCCAAAGTTATTTAGATAACTTACTCCGAGGCGGCTACCCTTATATTTTGGAAAATGGCAAAGATGGATTCGTTTATCATTTATTTTCTAGAAAACATGGAGATTTAGAGCGCGACTATAACTTTTTCTCGATAGCTCCGGAATACTATTCGCAAGGAAACGGTAATTTCCGTGATGCTAACCAAAATAGAAGAAATGATATTTACTTTAATCCTAAAGTGGGAAGATTTAATGTCAAAATGTTTATGAGCTTAATCCAAGCAGATGGTTATAATCCACTTTCTGTTGAAGGATGTTCATTTACAATTAAAAACGACAATAAAGCAAGTGTTAAGGACTTGCTTGAACGATATGTAAATAGTCATAAGCAAGAGTTAGAAAAGCTTTTGCAAGGTAAGTTTACACCAGGTAAAATCGTAAACTATTTGACAAACGAAAATGTTGATTTATCAATAAGTGAAGATGAGTTTCTTGTTGAAGTATTAAAACTTTCAGAGCAAAATATCGAAGCAAGCTTTGGTGAAGGCTTTTGGGTAGACCATTGGACATATAATATGGACTTGGTTGAAAGCTATCTAGATATTTATCCTGAACAATTAGAAGATTTTATGTTTGTTGATAGCAGTTATACTTTCTTTGATAGCCCAGTATACGTCCTACCAAGAAGTGAAAAGTATGTATTATCAAAAGGTAAGGTAAGACAATACGGTTCAATCTTAGAAGATGAAGAAAAAATGGAAAAGCTAGGTATTTCATTAAATGATACAAACTGGTTACGAACGAATCATGGCTTAGGGGATATTTATAAGACAAACTTATTTGTTAAGTTAGTATCATTGTCTTTAAATAAGTTTGCTACTTTAGATCCTTTTGG
This genomic interval from Lottiidibacillus patelloidae contains the following:
- a CDS encoding cellobiose phosphorylase, with the translated sequence MSNKKYSFDEKNRFVIEDYDKAKTFSSFLPGIAGVKGIPMWTFYVNRGQGICSFGVKDKNSPIMEFSPANIAYKNVPVSGFRTFIKLKDTGKVIEPFAPTPINPKIKRNMYVSANQLTIEEVNNVEGLKVTVDYFNIPETNFAGLVRKVVITNLKGEDVEVEVLDGMPEILPYGVENAAYKEVGNLLRSWMEVYNMENQIPYYHVRASMGDEAEVSEVTKGHFYLTFTEEEKLITPIVDAELVFGQDQSLQNPERFMSNSLTEIMNSSQVTANKVPCGFTPTTSKIGSNKSHTICSIIGHVSSIELIQNQVDEMTSINFIEEKQRVANELVKELTNTINTSTSSNVFNEYARQSYLDNLLRGGYPYILENGKDGFVYHLFSRKHGDLERDYNFFSIAPEYYSQGNGNFRDANQNRRNDIYFNPKVGRFNVKMFMSLIQADGYNPLSVEGCSFTIKNDNKASVKDLLERYVNSHKQELEKLLQGKFTPGKIVNYLTNENVDLSISEDEFLVEVLKLSEQNIEASFGEGFWVDHWTYNMDLVESYLDIYPEQLEDFMFVDSSYTFFDSPVYVLPRSEKYVLSKGKVRQYGSILEDEEKMEKLGISLNDTNWLRTNHGLGDIYKTNLFVKLVSLSLNKFATLDPFGMGIEMEANKPGWNDAMNGLPGIFGSGLSETFELKRVVQFVLSTIKKVKNQNVNLPNEIYTLMQGVAKNLEAYKQEELTDFTYWDVTSSLREEYRKQIRFGIDGKEQEMNIEEIEAIFKQMLWKLNKGIEKAKEIGNGLYPTYLSYEAVEFEKVKDEAGKQIISHYGLPKATVKAFTVEALPYFLEGPARAFKTIEDSGEAKEIYSKIKDSDLYDKKINMYKTSVSLNGQSHEIGRIKAFTPGWLERESVFLHMSYKYLLSIFKAGLYDEYFNEMKTSLIPFIDPDMYGRSILENSSFIASSVNPDQSVHGRGFVARLSGSTAEFLSMWTFMMIGKKPFKMEDDELTLSFSPILPGWLFKEDGTLSFNFLGHTEVVYNNEDRKNTYGENKPNVESFVLHDENGEKTTVQEKSLKGEQAMALRNGKYTKVEVFLR